The genomic stretch AAGGAAGGGCAGGGGAACCGGCGGCGATGCTGGCAGCCAAGGGTAGGAACCGATCGCCTCTCGCGAGAGCTAACCCTAGGGAAACGTTTCGTAGAGAAGGCTTGAATGAAGCCATGTTAACTGACCAGGGGGTGGAAACCATGTTAACTGAGCATTGTACTCTGTACTTCGTGGTGAAATCGTCGTCAGAATCATGGTTGGGACGCAGGAAATGTATCTCCCAGTGTTTCAAACGGTGTGGCTGAATTGCGAGGTCAAGACACCCGAAGTCAATAGACAAGATCAAAGGATCCTTCGACACAGAGCGTGTACTGGACAGAGCACATGCTCCAGCAGAGGACATGCTGGTTTTGCGCAATGGCAGCAGCACGGCGGCGCTTAATTGCCGTGGACCAAAATGGGGGGCGGCACGAATCAACATACATGTCCTGCGTCCAGGCAGGCAGGGTCACAGGCTCACAATAGATGCAGGGTTCGGCGCTCCAGTTCACACTTCAGACCCGAGATAATTGCTTCAACTCAACGTCAGGCTTGGGAATTTCTTCTCCCAAGAACTCTGAATCACTCCAAGCAGCAAAGGTAAGCTGAAGAGTTTACATTTCAAGTTGCAACAGATAGAAAGCGCAAGCGTAAAATTCGCCATTAGAGCGCAGCAAGGTGACCACATGTACATTACATAATCTTCCTTCGCACTCCCCGCAAAGGGAAGAAAGAACATGAACAATCCTGGGCAAAATCATTATCTACAACCAAAATGATCAATCCCCAAACAAAGGCAAGAACAGCCAGGGAGCCCTTCTCCCCATATTTCATCCCTAATTTTTTAACTACATATATATGTTGCATTTTTTCCTATATAGATTACCGGACCACCCAAAGAGAGAGATAAGAAACATATCTCTTGGTAACTCCGATGGGGACGAGATTCTACCGCACTGATCCAGCTCGCCGGCAGACACCGTCGAGGGCCTCAGCAACCGTGCCCGAGAAACCAGCGATGGCTTGGAACATTCCTGGCAGGCCGGTCTGGATGTTGTTCAGCGTCATCGACCTGGTCACCTCAACGGCCTTGGCATGCCTCGATATCTCGTCCTCCACCTTCCGGCGGCACTGGGCGATCTCGGTCTTCTTCTCGTTAAGAGGGTCGCGGGCGTCGAAGCTGTGACCATCCATGCCGTCACGCCCGCTGCCCGGAAGGCCGAGCCCCACGATCGAGTACGACTGGTAGTACTTCTTCTCGATGGCCCTGAGCGAGTTggtcttcttctccagctccttcGAGTATGTCTCGGTCCGCTTCTTGATCTTCATCTCTTCTGCCTGCTTCGTGTAGATGACGTGGACGACGTTCACGAAGCTCTTGATAGCCTCTGACGCGACCGCGTCCGGAAGCCGGTCCAGTGCTTGCTTCCACTCGTCACAGAAGGTGGTGAGCTCGCGTGAGATCAGCGTCGCCTGACCTCCTTGTGGGGCGATGCTGTCTACCTGGAAGAGTGTGAGCTTCAGCCAGCCATAGAGTGAACGGATGTAGTCGCGTTGGTATTTGATGAGTCGGTTGAAGTTCGAGTGCCACGCTGAGACAGCGGCCTCAAGATCACGGGTTGCAAGCCTGTGAAGGTCAGACGTTGACTCAGCCATGGAGTTGTCCACCAGACCGCGCACTTGTTTAACAATCTCGTTCTGGGTTTCATGGAAGTAGTTCATTGATCTCCACATGCTCAACAACCTGCATGTCAAAATGCAGAAACAATTAAGTACTTCCACAGAGCATCACAGTATCTGGAATCAGGGATGGTGGAGGAAGGCTTACGCAAAACAAAGCTCGACAAGCTGTGGTGCAAGCTCGTTGTCACGGACTCTGACGATGGCTGAGGATGTGGTAGTGGCAGCTTCTGATGTAACAACTATCAGGGATTGCAGCTTGTTGATGGAAACCTTGGTCTTGTCCAGCTTGGCACTATCCCTCCCTCTGTATTCCAAGCCTTGCAGAGTAGAAAGCTTCTTCTGATGCTCAATCTTCACGCTCTCTCTAGCCTGCAGCAGTTAAAATTAATACATATATGCTGAGCTTGGATATCGGAATAGTAGGGCTTGATAAACAGCTTAGTGAACCAAAAAATAAAGTACGGTGCAATAACTTATAAATGGTAATGACACATCATAAACAAAATTAAGGGAACCAAATGAACAAGTGTTGGTTTCGCTAAACTCATCTAATATAATTGGTGTAGATTATATACCTACAGAAGGTAATGCCCCTACCTAAGAACTTTCTGGTTCTCAGGACAGACATGTCGAATCCAGTTTCGGCATTATCAGACATATTATATACACCGAAGACAATTTATCGAGGTCTGGGGCCTTTATACAATATACAGTAAGGAACCGCAAAGAACAAGAGTGGTTTAGCAAAATAGGGCATAAAGGAAGGGGGAATATTTGAATGTGCGGTTAAATTATCTAATTGTTGCTGTCTTTACTGAAAGCATCTTAAATTATCAAACCAGTGCTCCAGCTGTTGCAAAGGAGGAAATTGCAGGGCCTCCCTAAAGAAGCTTTCTGCAACAGGATCAGATTCTTCTTCCACAATTGCTGAACAAAAGGGGGGACTCCTACACATTAAAATTGTATGAGGGCACCAACTTCAAATCTAGAGAGGCGTCACCTAATCTAGCAAGAATGACACAATGAGGTCATTTGTTTGCTATGATACATTTGTACCTAACACAATCCTAAAAGAtccaagaggcagatagagctctCTTCTTGGTGCAAGTTGTTTCAGCCAGTTTCACTTCATCCTTGATCATAGGGTTTCTCAAGGGGAAAATTTAGAACACCTTATTCTACTAGCATtattatatactcaattcattgcttTATAGAGCTTGGTCATGGGATGGATGGAGCAATTACCTTGACCTCCTCATACAGCTTCTTTTCCCAGGCCAGAAGTCGCTCCAGTGTTGACCCATGGCTCTTCCCTTCCATTGAGTCCATCTCATGAGCGTCCATCTTGTAGCGCACAGCCAATGGTGGCTTCGACGTCCACGTTGACGACAGTGCTGATAGCATGCTGTTCGAGTGGTACACCGTCTCTGCGAAAGGAGAAATCAGCATTATGAACATTTGAGCGATAAAGCTTTGCGTATTGTTAAAAAAGAAATCCTAAAGCACCTATAAGAGCATTTGCATCGGATTTTGGGGCGCAATTTGCGCAATGGCGATTACTACTTACTTTTGAGCTGGCGGAAGTTGCGGTCGAGCTGGGCGCGGCTGGCCTCGAGGAGCTCGGACACGCCGTCCCCTGCGTCGGCCGCCTTGACGAAgtactcctcgatggcggcgacgATCTCGGCGAGCGTGCGGTGGCGCACGACCATCCGCATCTCGGTGGCGGCGGTGACGGTGGAGGAGGAGTCCCCGGCCTCGGAGCGGTCGGCCCTCCTGAGCTGCATCGGCATGGCCATGGCGGCGTACTCGGACGGCGCCGTGCCGCCGTACTCCGATCTGGCGGCGAAGCCGCACTCCGATCTGTTCCCCAGCTCGTCCCCGTCCGATCTGGTCTCGGACGTGGTGGTGGACGCGTAgtggtcctcctcgtcctcccacCCGCCGCAATGCGCGTCCTCTTCcctctcctcgtcgtcgtcgtcgtcgtcggcttcGTCCTCTTCTTTGAGGTGGTCGTGGAGGTAGCCCCGGGCCTTGGCCTCCTCgtcgagctcgcggaggcgggtGGCCTCCTCGAGGTCGGTCTTGCGGCGGTCGAAGAACTCGGAGTCGGGCGGGGACGGCGGGTAGAAGTTCTCCCAGTCCCAGGCCGACGACGAGGACGGGGTCCCCGCCACCGGCGGCTTCCGGAAGGAGGACTGCGCCGGGCTCGCGACGCTCGAGTCGGAGAGGATGTGGGGGACCTTGAGGCGGCGCATCCTCGGATCCCGGTCGAGCCTGACCGCGGCAGGAGGAGGCGGGGGCTGCGTCtgatggtgctgctgctgctgcggcggcggcgcctggtGGTGGCGAGGGAGCGGCGTGGGCGGCGGGAGAGACGACGaggcgacggaggaggaggcggcggggggAGGCGTGGGCGCGtggagggccggcggcgcggcggtggtGAGGAGGACGGGCGCGGTGTTGTGGGAGACGGCGAGGGAGGGGTGGCCCTGCGCGAAGCGGGAGAGCGCGGCGGCGGTGAGGCGGAGGGAGCGGAGGTAGTCGGCGTGCGCGGAGGCGAGCTGCTGGCGCGCGGCGACGGCGTCCTTGATGTTCCGCCGCCGCTCCTTGCAGCGGCGCACCGTGTCCTCCTGCTCCACCTTGGACGCCGCGCACCCCATGGCCTCCTCCCCGGCGGCAGATCTCCCTCCCCTCCTCCTGCTCTCTCTgtcttcttgctgccgctgctctCTCTCTCCACTGCCGTTTCTTGCTGAGTTCTTCCTCCCCACTGTGCCGTCAGAGTGGAGGAGTGTGTACTTGAGAGTGGGGAGTGAGGTGCGTGCGTGCTCCTCGCTTCGTGCCcctgtttttctgtttttcttgctTTCTTTTTGCGACGGTGGTTTAATtcgtctctcttttctctctcctcttaaCGGGCCTCTTTTCGGTCGGTCTTTCTATCTTGTTGCTTTCGTGTTCCCGGGCCCGACTACCGGTACGTGTGAAGTGGGCCAACCGGACGACACGCTTTACTTGTTTGCGTAGACACGCTGAGGTGGCTAAGCCAAAAATTCCACGTCACTGTTATATATCGGAAGCAACATTCCACCTTTTCTATCCAGCGCCttcttttctgcacaaaaatacttCCTTTTCTTTCCAGTTTTATTTGCTCCATCTTTCACGTCGGCACAAGGTCCCTTTGGTATGGGCAGGATCTTCCCACATCGACGCTCCCGATAGACATTTCTTCATGCATGAAgaggaaaaaaaaagtaaaactcgTTCGGCATCTGATTAAGTTGGGTAAGAGGTTCATAATGATCAATGGTCCTGAACCACTAGTTCTTTCGCTTAATCTCGATGATTGTAGTGTGCAAGATCAGGTGAGAGCTGGGTATTGAATAATGGTAAAACATTGTTGGAGCACACCGAATGCCCGCTCGATATCCTTTTGACATGCCTCCTAGCATTGAGAAAAATAAGATATCTTCTCTCTAGCAAGGTCGTGGATTGTATTTACAAATGTAGACCATGTTGGATAGATACCATCGACTAGATATCACCTTGTATTGTATgcatggccattgatctcatagtttacGGTCGGAGCGTGTCCCTCGGCTAGCCTTGCAAACATTACAGAGAGATGCGGCATGTGATTGATATCATGGTGAGTTcatgccatgccaaagaaagtgtGTCAAATCCTAAGTTCATATACAGCTTCAAGTATCGCATTGCACTCTCTACATGAACAACTCCTTTTTCATCCTAAATCGTTGCCAAAAAATTGGCGGTATGTGTTTCGTCATTGATTCTGCTCTCGGAGACGGAGCATATTGGTCAAGATCAACAACTGTTGTTGTTTGTCAGCGGCGGCATTAACCTCCTCCTTCATCAACATCTcaaccatcatctcgtcgtcacTGTCCACCGCAGCAAAAAGTCAAACACCTTGTCGAAGAGGAGAACAAACGGTGTCTTCGTCTGCCGCTGTTGTGCCAGCGAGTCGGGGTCAAGAGGGTGTGCGACACCGCTCTAGCGGTAGAAGTGGTGGAGGTTCGGCGGCACCATCAGATTGATCCCCTCATATAGCACGACGGAAACAACACTATCGGTTGTTCCGGCCAAACCACGACGATAGTTGGCCGGAGATGGCGGTGTCATCGATGGCGGTGGGGATTCTAAGTAGGTGGGTGGGAGGCAAGCAGGGTGAGGCGGATCGGGAGTGGTGGAGGGTATGGGGAATGAGTTTTCTAGTTGCCAAATGGGACACGTGCGAGAAATTTGACATGGTGAGTACTCCGATCTAGCCTAGCCCTTGTAGGCAGTGTCTGTGTGGAGTTGTTGTCTATTGTATTGGACTTCAAATCGTGCCACCTAGTTTTGGGGGCCGACACCATTTTTTGGCAGGTACCTCAATAGTTGTGTTGGAGGCGCTATTAGGGCCGCCCGTGGAGATGATATTATCACCATGTATGTGTTGGAGATGATCTTAGCATCATGATCTTATCACCATGAACTGGTAGTGGATAATTCAAATTGTCTGatattcatattttggaaaatgAAAATGGTCATGGTAATATCTGAATCCGGGCGAACATGAAAATAGATATGGTAAATATCTTGATTTATTTTATAAATACAAAAaatgatattttattttgaactaaatgtggttttttttttgcgaaggaACTAAATGTGGTTATGGAAAAAGATATATCTGTATCGAAAGTAAATTGTTTAACCTATTTTTCGGAATACTATCTTGATATGCTAATTATTCAACCAAAAATACTAATAAAATGGTCAAATGTGTTTTTTCTATGATTGAAATTAGAACTATTGTTTGTTATATCATTATTATAGAGTTGACTCAATATAAGATATAAGCCTACTATTTTCTTACTCGTACGGAGTACTCATTTCAAATTGAGAGAACATCCATTTTCTATCCGTATTCGAGCAATATCCGCTATGCATTTGTATCCAACAACATCTATATTCATATTTGTATCCATTTAAAAGAATAAGAAAAAGGATATGGGAAGAAAACATTATGATTGCACATAGCCTAGTGGCATCTGGCATGAGTACCCACCAAGCACGTTCCCACTCTACGATCGACATTCACAATGTCTAGTACAAGTAGCACGTCGAAGGCAGTACGCACGGACCGTATCCCAACTGTTACTTCTCCAATCAAAATAGTAGTCGAGGCGAGAACACGATCAAGATTTAGATGCAGCCATTGTCAGGCGAGAACATG from Lolium rigidum isolate FL_2022 chromosome 4, APGP_CSIRO_Lrig_0.1, whole genome shotgun sequence encodes the following:
- the LOC124647476 gene encoding protein ROLLING AND ERECT LEAF 2-like, with the translated sequence MGCAASKVEQEDTVRRCKERRRNIKDAVAARQQLASAHADYLRSLRLTAAALSRFAQGHPSLAVSHNTAPVLLTTAAPPALHAPTPPPAASSSVASSSLPPPTPLPRHHQAPPPQQQQHHQTQPPPPPAAVRLDRDPRMRRLKVPHILSDSSVASPAQSSFRKPPVAGTPSSSSAWDWENFYPPSPPDSEFFDRRKTDLEEATRLRELDEEAKARGYLHDHLKEEDEADDDDDDEEREEDAHCGGWEDEEDHYASTTTSETRSDGDELGNRSECGFAARSEYGGTAPSEYAAMAMPMQLRRADRSEAGDSSSTVTAATEMRMVVRHRTLAEIVAAIEEYFVKAADAGDGVSELLEASRAQLDRNFRQLKKTVYHSNSMLSALSSTWTSKPPLAVRYKMDAHEMDSMEGKSHGSTLERLLAWEKKLYEEVKARESVKIEHQKKLSTLQGLEYRGRDSAKLDKTKVSINKLQSLIVVTSEAATTTSSAIVRVRDNELAPQLVELCFALLSMWRSMNYFHETQNEIVKQVRGLVDNSMAESTSDLHRLATRDLEAAVSAWHSNFNRLIKYQRDYIRSLYGWLKLTLFQVDSIAPQGGQATLISRELTTFCDEWKQALDRLPDAVASEAIKSFVNVVHVIYTKQAEEMKIKKRTETYSKELEKKTNSLRAIEKKYYQSYSIVGLGLPGSGRDGMDGHSFDARDPLNEKKTEIAQCRRKVEDEISRHAKAVEVTRSMTLNNIQTGLPGMFQAIAGFSGTVAEALDGVCRRAGSVR